The genomic window AATTTTGACCGGCCCACAGTAAAAATATGAGGATCTTTAGAGGTCAAGCTGTACCCGGGTCACCCGTGCTTGGCATTATCTTATGCCCGATTACTGCACGCGGAAAGACATTGACTTGAAGTACCTCCCTCACGGAATTCATGGACGACCCATGCAAGGAAAAAATTATTTGTGGTCACACGAAGCTTTTCCTTCCCCAATCCCTTGTATTCCAACCAGAGAAACCGGAGACATGCTTTCCCAGCTGCTGGTGATTCTTGATCTGCTACTATGGATGACACCTTGCTCATCATCGAACCAGATCGATCCATCAGTACTAAATACAGATTCCCCTCAAGTACGTTGCAAAGACATTGATGTTTTCTATCCCTTTGGATACTACAGCGCAGCTCTTAGTGGCTTTGAGCTACTCTGCAGTACCAGCGAATCAGGAAATTTTTCGATGCTACCACTGAAGAGTGGTACTTACCGGATCAAAAGCATCTCCATGGAAGGTGAAGTGAGCATCTATGCTGGAGCCATTGCTGGTCGCTGCGATGATCGCAAGACCATGAACCGAGGATTGGGTTTGATCAACTTAGATGGGAGCCCCTACACATTATCAGACAGGAGAAACAAGCTGACAGCAATAGGCTGTGATGTCATGGTATTGCTTCGAGGCTCCAGAGGGCCTGGCAACCTGATGAGTGGTTGTGTTTCGTTCTGCGACACGCCGGGCAACGTGATCAATGGGTCTTGCTCTGGCTTGGGCTGTTGCCAGGCTGCCATCCCTAAAGGCATCAAAAGCTTTGACATAGAGTTCAAGAGGATAGAAGACGACCTGGTGTTTTGCTCTGCAGGACAGAGGAATGGAGACAACACTAGCTTGAGGGGCCACAGCTCCAATCTATGCAGCCAGGCCTTCTTGGTCGATCAGGAAGAGTTCGAGTTCTCTCAGGCAAACCTCTCATCCATTCTGCCAGATGAAACTAACCATGTTGTTGTGTTAGACTGGACAATTGGGAATGAGAGGTGTGAAGAAGCAAGGAGGATGCCAACCTATGCTTGCAAGCAGAACAGCCAGTGTTATGATTCACCCAGTGGGGTTGGCTATCACTGCAATTGCAGCACAGGATATCAAGGAAATCCTTATATTGAAGATGGGTGCCAGGGTATGTTTTGCTGCATCTTCAATCCCCTGGATCATCAATAAGTGCTGCATATTATTCTAATTAGTGTTTCAGCTCCTTTGATCTCTTGCTTCCACTTTTCTTCTCCCTTGAGTTAACTAACTGTAGGTTTTCGATCAGAGGGAGTTTGGATCCTCTTCCAATATGCTGTTTAATTGGAGAGATTCAGTTCGAATCACCTTCCATCCTTGTAGTCTGCAATAATGTAGATTACTTGAACTAGACAGGTTATTGCATTGGAATGGTGAAGAGGATTCAAAGTCTTCAGGAACTTCTAGTTAAATCAGGCCAATGGGTTGAAACTGGGGCAAGTAGATGGAATGGAACTGCAAAACATTCTATGGGCATGACTTGACTATGCGCTGCCCAACAATTAGAGTAGGCCCATAAGGGGAACGTAATGTAGTGACTTTTCTCTGACATTGATGTAGCAATTTGCCTTGCTCTTGTTTCTAGTCCACCTTAAAATTTTACTCTGCCAAATAATTCCTTGTTGATATTGACTACTTTGTCTTCTTGATTGACTTGCCAGATGTTGACGAGTGCAGTGACCAAAAAACCAACCCCTGCGCGGGACATTGCATCAACATACCAGGGAATGTTTCATGCATCTGTCCATCAGGCACAAGTGGTGATGGTAGAAAGCAGGGAAGTGGCTGCAAGAAGATCTTTCACCTAGAACTTGCTCTAGGTAATATATTCCAACTTAGCCTTGTAAGATTTGCCCAAAGATGGAGGATGATCTTATTGATTATTTATCGAGGAAATGTGTTAGAGAAAGTTATGGACATCATGATTGATTGTGAGACACACTGACACATTAACTGACTAGACTACATGAGTCGAAgaggatttattttttaaatggcAAAAAACCATGTTGAGTCTCATGTTTAATTTTTTAAGCCTGAAATATATTGATCTAGAAGGATGTTGAGACTAAATGTGGACTACGGAGATGACTGGATAGGATCAAAGAGCGAGATTTGCtacatcaaaaaatcaaatcacATGCTAGAATTTCAGAGGCTATAACTTAGCTGAACAAcatctgatctttttttttttttttttttctgaaattagATAAATTTTCAAGCTCTCTGATGTTGGGTGTGGTACACTGAGCGATAAAGGCCAAATTCTATTGTTTGGATCTCGAATCAAgacaattaaatcaaaaatttcctTTTTGGAAAAGATTTTAACTGGACGTATCTCAAGACAAAGTTGATGTAGGAATCGAGTCTACCTCCTATAGGATTTTAATTTCTATGATTGTTTCCATTTATCATATttaatatagaaaaattattttctttttcagcTAAAAGAGGAATCTGACCTGAATTGTGCAATGACGGGACTCACTAGTATATATAGAGTTTATCTATCTCAGCTTGAGTTGGATTAATGAAAGAAAAGAGACCTAAACCCTACTTTGCCAAGCTTTCTATTTGTTTCCTATGTTTTTCTTGAGAAATCCGAGTAGAGCAACTTGAGAGAGTTACTTCCTTTtgcctgatcagatcatctaaaGCTCTCCTATGTTAAGGTTTCAGGTTTAGATGTTTGGTTAAGATGTTAAAAGGGTTTAGGTTGCTAGAGGTGGTCAAGTTGCAAAATTTTACCCAAATAAAAAGCTTACAGGATATTACTTTCATCTCCAAAAAATAGATTTTGCATTATTGGCTGGTTGCATTATTATGTACAAGGAAAAGGTGAAATGGCCTTAATTTACTGCTAAAATTCTAGGGGTGGAGCATATTAGTAATGCATGTAAAGAAATCAGCAACTAAAGAGAATAATATCAATGCTGTTTTAGCTGCAAGTAAAACTTCATCTGAAACTTATGAGTGCTGCTatgttttgtctttttttttttttgagaaaccaTTCTTGAGGGGATGGTGGGTTGCTTTGTCATTATGGTTCTTGTTTAACTTTTTTCCTTTAGATCCATCAACAATATCTAATTGATATATCGATCATGGTAGTAAATCAGCATTATGTTGTAGAGGGCATTCTGTCCTTGTTTACACATGGAGATGGCACACCAGCTGACATATATAATCAAGTGTTTGACAATTAAGATGATATCTGATTTTGTGCTTTGTGCATGATACCTATTTTAAGGAATCAGATTAGGCTACTATTCTAATAAAAGCAGCAGTCTTATGGTGTCGGTATCATCTCACTAGCAATATGAAGTCTCCCAACATGAGACTTCCTTCAGTGCTTGTGGATGAACcagcaaaagagcttaaagatgaATATCTGGATGCTTATGTGTAGGTATGGGGCtagtgttgctccttagattgattttgatgattacaaatcagttgaaggggtactaatatttctcacttgaaaaattcttattgctcttcaggggcaaaattataattttaccaaaatcctgatttgatagtatcaaatgatagaacaaaagatttgtgatccaatggtgaaaactttattgattttggacttgtattttgaaagatatgcatgattgaaaatcatgagtcgactcatgagtcgactcatggcacatgagatgactggcacgctgaattttctggccggcacagacttggcataccctgtgagtcgacccatgagtcgacccccaaggcatgagtcgacctctgcggatctttttgccagttttacagaaccatggatcccgttcacttctgtgacgatttttcacagaggtcgacccatgagtcgacccccaggcatgagtcgactcatgagtcgacccctgtgacgggattttttcgcaacggctagtttttaacccattttaaatgcttttaatgctcatttaatgcagtctaacggctctttttcagcctagaatgttttccactatttcttaaagctataaaaggacaaaaatgtggaaatcaacaagaagaacaaaagaaagaaaaaaaaacatcaagaagagagattttgagaaagagatttcaagcaaacttttcagccctagcaaaagctcactcaaaccattcaagaagcctttgattcaagctcaccaactcctcaagtgcacattctagtctccaacctccttgaggaaatcaaaaaggatcttcttcgctttgagtaaagtatatttaaagtcatattcgctcattaaaggagctttcttgtgctattcattgttatactttgtttgtgttattgtttttattttagaagggttccaaaacaagggaaggttgatccgaatcttgaatcggagtgtatagggttggcttgtacccgaaaaataagtggactagcttgagatagctagagtcggagttttcgacatttgtattcgggttgaatacaagattagtggattggaatttccaagtaggagcttggggagtggatgtaggtgcaaggttggcaccgaaccactataaatccttttgtttggtgtgtgtctaattgttcttctttatctcttcattattctcttgcattcttgcttttgctattagccttgaattaattctactctccctatttatttagcattgtcaaacacctcacataagtcataagttaagcttaaaattttttagaaacccaattcacccccccttcttgggttgcatagctgggcaacaagtggtatcagagtctggtgctctagccctactttgatctaaacaatcaaagagccaaagatctatagcaactcaagtcggcacttctctagtcgaggggcaatctaccaaccgacctccacttttcaatgggtctaattacatgcttgtgcataaataaaggagtctaaaatcaacatgcttgtgcataaatatgaattgtttaaaatggagcatgatgagtccgtaactggaatgtttactcgctttactgatattattaatggtttaaagagtcttggtaagtcctatactaacagtgagcttgtaagaaagattctcaagtccttaccaagaacttgagaagccaaagtgactgccatccaagaagctaaggactttaacgttctacccttggaagagcttcttggatcattgatgactcatgagctaagcatgaagcaacatcaagaggaagaagtcaaaaagaaaagaataattgtcctcaaatccacagctccaccagatgaagaaactaatgacactgaagatgaagaacaggataaagaaatggcactcattacccgaagattcaagaaatttttgagaaaaaggaaacaagggatgaggaagaggccattcacaaaaaggaaacagagcaaagaaaaagagaaagaccaaccccttatctgctacgaatgcaagaagccgggacacttcaaatccgaatgcccacaactgaagaaaggtcccaagaagtataagaagaaggccatgatggccacttggagtgcgagtgatgactcaagctccgacaaagaaaactcaaccgaacaagccaatctgtgccttatggcatatgaaaatgaggtaatttccaaaactcctagtgactttacatttgaagaattacatgaagctttttatgatttagttgatgaattaaagaaactaaggatgaagaacaaagatctaaaattgaaaaatcaatctttattgaaacaaaatgaaaatatttcaattgaaaaat from Elaeis guineensis isolate ETL-2024a chromosome 4, EG11, whole genome shotgun sequence includes these protein-coding regions:
- the LOC105042601 gene encoding wall-associated receptor kinase 2-like; amino-acid sequence: MLSQLLVILDLLLWMTPCSSSNQIDPSVLNTDSPQVRCKDIDVFYPFGYYSAALSGFELLCSTSESGNFSMLPLKSGTYRIKSISMEGEVSIYAGAIAGRCDDRKTMNRGLGLINLDGSPYTLSDRRNKLTAIGCDVMVLLRGSRGPGNLMSGCVSFCDTPGNVINGSCSGLGCCQAAIPKGIKSFDIEFKRIEDDLVFCSAGQRNGDNTSLRGHSSNLCSQAFLVDQEEFEFSQANLSSILPDETNHVVVLDWTIGNERCEEARRMPTYACKQNSQCYDSPSGVGYHCNCSTGYQGNPYIEDGCQDVDECSDQKTNPCAGHCINIPGNVSCICPSGTSGDGRKQGSGCKKIFHLELALGNIFQLSLVRFAQRWRMILLIIYRGNVLEKVMDIMIDCETH